A genomic segment from Fibrobacter sp. UWR4 encodes:
- the surE gene encoding 5'/3'-nucleotidase SurE translates to MQNTPRTRVLIVNDDGFKSGNLRALAAALSKVADVFVFAPETEQSGVSQAFTVRRGLCVKQVPVDETTPVATDGTKAWPYEFYSVSGTPADCAKFGLGHFAKFGLESEPEGCAGVSSAAGEFDVCFSGVNVGENAGVSSLYSGTVAGAREAALWGVPGIALSLRGCGGDLLQTAVDFAVRVVKDRLFERIAPATFWNVNFPKVSEDKFKGYKSTKMAHEMFTDHYSLVDADDGSGDKLWLLDGDKLWNESPVDSDDYLLNQGYATITPHHIDQTDDESLKKIKEMINEKLVGGGL, encoded by the coding sequence ATGCAAAATACCCCTAGAACACGAGTTCTCATCGTAAACGACGATGGGTTTAAGAGCGGCAATCTGCGCGCTCTTGCGGCTGCCTTGTCCAAGGTGGCTGATGTGTTCGTTTTTGCCCCCGAAACGGAGCAGAGCGGGGTTTCTCAGGCCTTTACCGTGCGCCGAGGTTTGTGCGTTAAACAGGTGCCCGTGGATGAAACCACCCCCGTGGCTACCGACGGTACAAAAGCCTGGCCTTATGAATTCTATTCCGTGTCCGGCACTCCTGCAGATTGCGCCAAGTTCGGGCTGGGTCATTTTGCCAAGTTCGGCCTTGAAAGCGAACCTGAGGGCTGTGCCGGTGTAAGTTCTGCGGCAGGGGAGTTTGACGTCTGTTTCTCGGGCGTCAATGTGGGCGAAAATGCCGGCGTGTCCTCCCTGTATTCGGGCACTGTAGCTGGAGCTCGTGAGGCGGCCTTGTGGGGCGTCCCTGGCATTGCTCTTTCCCTCCGCGGTTGTGGGGGAGACCTGCTCCAGACTGCCGTGGACTTTGCGGTACGTGTGGTCAAGGATCGCCTTTTTGAACGTATTGCTCCTGCCACCTTCTGGAATGTGAACTTCCCCAAGGTTTCCGAGGACAAGTTCAAGGGCTACAAGTCTACGAAGATGGCTCACGAGATGTTTACGGATCACTATAGCCTCGTAGATGCAGATGACGGTAGCGGCGACAAGCTGTGGCTGTTGGATGGCGATAAATTATGGAATGAATCCCCTGTGGATAGTGACGACTATCTGTTGAACCAGGGTTACGCCACCATCACCCCCCATCACATCGACCAGACCGATGATGAAAGTTTGAAAAAAATAAAAGAGATGATAAATGAAAAGTTAGTGGGAGGTGGCCTGTAG
- a CDS encoding FISUMP domain-containing protein, whose product MIFMKNLKKIIPFAAIAFFGCSASNTSEPDSDVNRSEIDGDYSSSSKGDKDSKSSADSRYSSSVKGGSENSSSSSGKSSSSNGSSSSAAPRSSAQAGVSTDKYLNPDIKYGSMTDPRDGQVYKTVRIGIQNWMAQNLNYDNPKDSTTRDSHFECGRMYTWRGANFGAVADCNENDAMNPQGICPDGWHIPTPSDWGMLFNYAKDRGITNLATAFRSKVEGSWPDDTGTDDFGFSIVFGGYGSYNGYTYVTTNNQGQHETGLWTSEHGGFFSSRYALTISIEPGRMGMYWFFDDIGNFVRCLENYDIDSLAQHTPDAGSKYDSKAHTLTDLRDNEVYKTTQIGDRVWMAENLRYVSKGGFADADVHSKCRTKDSCFVGRYYTWAAAMDTAYSLYKYKTKAPHRGICPSGWHIPTDAEYDTLFKYVGGIENAGTVLKDSVTWRGGKNTDRYGFNMKAYDSYTDCEFRSVGYDANLWTADNRDSVGNVVYFSSSKTAAIHSYARKQAYLQVRCLMDEPVDPIEFNDFGTFTDTRDKQVYRTTKIGEDTWMADNLNYKPHANEASYFGSVCPNDVDSNCEIYGLLYEWDVATLKGTEQGICPDGWHVSTKDDWNALIQTVNDAFTIGEKLKASNLWKDIYFPKNPYGFSALPAGYSYGNSYDDVGTSAQFWLAEEVNDTVGAYYEIVYNNKSIAKYTSGKKYKRSVRCVKNR is encoded by the coding sequence ATGATTTTCATGAAGAACCTAAAGAAAATTATTCCTTTTGCCGCCATTGCATTTTTTGGCTGCAGTGCTTCCAACACGTCTGAACCGGACAGCGACGTAAATCGTTCCGAAATTGACGGTGATTACAGCAGTTCCTCCAAGGGCGATAAAGATTCAAAGAGCAGCGCCGATTCCAGGTACAGTTCCTCTGTGAAGGGCGGCAGCGAAAACTCCAGCAGCAGTTCCGGGAAAAGTTCCAGCAGCAACGGGTCCAGCTCTAGCGCAGCGCCCCGCAGCAGCGCTCAGGCAGGCGTCAGCACCGACAAGTACCTGAATCCGGATATCAAATACGGCTCCATGACCGACCCTCGCGATGGTCAGGTTTACAAGACTGTACGCATCGGCATCCAGAACTGGATGGCGCAGAATCTGAATTACGACAATCCCAAAGATTCCACAACCCGCGATTCCCACTTTGAATGCGGCCGCATGTACACCTGGCGGGGGGCCAACTTCGGCGCCGTGGCAGACTGTAACGAAAACGACGCCATGAACCCCCAGGGAATCTGCCCTGATGGCTGGCACATTCCCACACCCTCCGATTGGGGAATGCTCTTCAACTACGCCAAGGATCGCGGTATCACAAACCTTGCAACCGCCTTCCGTTCAAAAGTAGAAGGCTCCTGGCCCGATGATACGGGAACAGATGACTTTGGATTTTCCATTGTTTTCGGCGGATACGGATCCTATAACGGATACACATACGTTACTACCAATAACCAGGGCCAACATGAAACTGGCTTATGGACTTCGGAGCACGGCGGTTTCTTCAGTAGCCGTTATGCTCTCACCATCAGTATTGAACCCGGCAGGATGGGAATGTACTGGTTCTTTGATGACATTGGAAACTTTGTCCGCTGCCTCGAAAACTACGATATCGACAGCCTGGCTCAACACACGCCGGATGCTGGCTCCAAATATGATAGCAAGGCCCACACCCTTACGGACCTTCGCGATAACGAAGTCTACAAAACCACACAAATCGGTGACCGAGTCTGGATGGCCGAAAACTTGCGCTACGTTAGCAAGGGTGGTTTCGCCGATGCCGATGTCCACAGCAAGTGCCGAACCAAGGACAGCTGCTTCGTGGGCCGCTACTATACATGGGCTGCCGCCATGGATACGGCCTATTCTCTCTATAAATACAAGACGAAAGCTCCCCACAGGGGAATCTGCCCTTCTGGCTGGCATATCCCTACCGATGCGGAATACGACACCCTGTTCAAATACGTAGGCGGCATCGAGAATGCAGGCACGGTCCTCAAGGACTCCGTCACATGGCGTGGTGGCAAGAACACCGACAGATATGGATTCAACATGAAAGCTTACGATTCCTACACGGACTGTGAATTCCGCAGTGTGGGCTATGATGCAAACCTGTGGACTGCAGACAATCGCGACAGCGTTGGCAATGTCGTATACTTCAGTAGCAGTAAAACTGCGGCTATTCATAGTTACGCAAGAAAACAGGCCTACCTTCAGGTGCGCTGCCTTATGGATGAACCTGTGGATCCTATCGAATTCAATGACTTCGGAACCTTTACCGATACTCGCGATAAGCAGGTCTATCGAACAACAAAGATTGGCGAAGATACCTGGATGGCCGACAACTTGAACTATAAACCTCATGCCAACGAAGCAAGTTACTTCGGCTCCGTTTGCCCCAATGACGTTGACAGCAATTGCGAAATCTATGGTCTACTTTATGAATGGGACGTCGCCACACTGAAAGGAACCGAACAGGGAATTTGCCCCGATGGATGGCATGTTTCCACCAAAGACGACTGGAACGCACTCATCCAAACCGTCAACGATGCCTTTACCATTGGCGAAAAACTGAAAGCAAGCAACTTGTGGAAGGATATCTACTTCCCCAAAAATCCCTACGGCTTCTCGGCCCTCCCTGCAGGCTATTCATACGGAAATTCGTACGATGACGTCGGCACCTCTGCTCAATTCTGGCTAGCCGAAGAAGTCAACGATACCGTTGGTGCCTATTACGAAATTGTATACAACAACAAATCAATTGCAAAATACACAAGTGGAAAAAAATATAAGCGATCTGTCCGCTGCGTAAAGAATCGCTGA
- a CDS encoding FISUMP domain-containing protein gives MRKSFFGILLVHLIFVLFACSGGGSGISDSDDYDSDSKEKSCSSTQSVSSSSGKSQSGSSSADSDSNNSSSSKKDGSSSSGNSAGSSSDSDSSDDSSSSKVTSSSDAKKEIAVAKIMPRGTYSCKQHRCCPTEHLNEEMLEQGYYGEALDERTNVVFPTLRVGYQNWMVVNLSIVNNSCDSSGQGFYPEEVMADDICPKGWHVASPEDWIALSIYYSDVMGIKEWPNMSHTGPDKLGLGFTNEAIRMDAHNSSLGGFYYWAGHNASFSVHGTNPSPVSCSGYRSCYGMHVRCVENPEKILPCRGDDFDTCSYGELLDARDGEVYKTVTIGQQTWMNESLRYMDSIATPSLKGNVYTFDSVAGHEDLIAYGYAGAMDSLNTGCGNGVLCGEKKGICPDGWHIISQEDASEVWYWSKVFSGYQHGYKSLRYAKVGTHGLDYFDYYYALGDAAWLRRDYGYWLSTENDESTTYALEIFSDEFKVHFLERKNNRAFPLRCAKDREWSFRESGMNGAFKPEAK, from the coding sequence ATGCGTAAATCATTTTTTGGTATTCTGCTTGTCCATTTGATTTTCGTGCTGTTCGCCTGCAGTGGCGGAGGCTCCGGTATCTCGGATAGTGACGATTACGATTCTGATTCCAAGGAAAAATCCTGTTCGTCCACGCAGTCTGTGTCCAGTTCTTCAGGCAAGTCCCAGAGCGGCTCTTCAAGTGCGGATTCCGATTCAAATAATTCTAGCAGTTCCAAGAAAGACGGAAGTTCTTCATCCGGTAATTCTGCGGGTAGTTCATCAGATAGCGATTCCTCCGATGACTCTTCCTCTTCAAAAGTAACCTCTTCTTCCGATGCAAAAAAAGAAATCGCCGTGGCAAAGATCATGCCCCGCGGCACTTACAGCTGCAAACAGCATCGTTGCTGCCCCACGGAACACCTGAACGAGGAAATGTTGGAACAGGGCTACTATGGTGAAGCTTTGGATGAAAGAACCAACGTAGTATTCCCCACGCTTAGGGTTGGCTACCAGAATTGGATGGTTGTGAATTTGAGCATCGTGAACAATAGCTGTGATTCTTCGGGACAAGGCTTCTATCCAGAGGAGGTTATGGCTGATGATATTTGTCCTAAGGGCTGGCATGTGGCTAGTCCAGAGGACTGGATTGCTCTTAGTATATATTATAGCGATGTTATGGGCATCAAGGAATGGCCTAATATGTCTCATACAGGGCCTGATAAATTGGGACTAGGTTTTACCAATGAAGCTATCAGAATGGATGCCCACAATAGTTCTTTAGGTGGATTCTACTATTGGGCAGGGCACAACGCCTCCTTCTCTGTCCATGGAACAAATCCGTCTCCTGTTTCTTGCAGTGGATATCGTTCTTGCTATGGCATGCATGTTCGTTGTGTAGAAAATCCAGAAAAGATCCTTCCTTGCCGAGGTGATGATTTTGATACCTGCTCTTATGGAGAATTGTTGGATGCTCGAGATGGGGAAGTCTACAAGACTGTAACCATCGGTCAACAAACTTGGATGAACGAGTCTTTGCGTTACATGGACAGTATTGCGACTCCCAGTCTTAAGGGCAATGTTTACACATTTGATTCCGTGGCCGGGCATGAAGATCTTATTGCTTATGGTTACGCTGGCGCCATGGATTCCTTGAATACAGGCTGCGGAAACGGAGTCCTCTGTGGGGAGAAAAAAGGGATTTGTCCAGATGGCTGGCATATTATTTCCCAAGAGGATGCTAGTGAAGTTTGGTATTGGTCAAAAGTGTTTTCCGGGTATCAGCATGGCTACAAGAGTCTCCGTTATGCGAAGGTTGGTACACATGGCCTGGATTATTTCGATTATTATTACGCATTAGGTGATGCCGCCTGGTTGAGGCGAGACTACGGCTACTGGTTGTCTACAGAGAATGATGAATCCACAACGTATGCTCTTGAAATCTTTAGTGACGAGTTCAAAGTGCATTTTTTGGAACGTAAGAATAATCGAGCCTTTCCACTTCGTTGTGCGAAGGATAGAGAATGGTCCTTCCGTGAAAGTGGCATGAACGGAGCCTTCAAACCTGAGGCGAAATAA
- a CDS encoding TrmH family RNA methyltransferase, translated as MFSEKKFLATKETSKYKRLAELLRVIILQLGDDVPRARREFETYAEWMKLPAEETLVGKNQAQMIDLYKTFRTRAGLGFERDVYLEQEPGDREVANEKPIQFAVLVHNLRSAFNVGSIIRSTDCFGLEGVHLSGYSCSPDHVTVKSAARGCQEWIPIKRWEDPFDCINWHKENGYEIIALETGEDIPDINKVTWPEKGLIILGNEELGIAPEIMAATTMKVTIPMAGRKASMNVAGAFAIMAFKIRSDKSA; from the coding sequence ATGTTTTCCGAAAAGAAATTTCTTGCTACAAAGGAAACCTCCAAGTACAAGCGCTTGGCGGAACTTCTGCGTGTCATCATTTTGCAGTTGGGCGATGACGTTCCTCGCGCTCGTCGTGAGTTCGAGACCTACGCTGAGTGGATGAAGCTTCCTGCAGAAGAAACTTTGGTGGGCAAGAATCAGGCTCAGATGATTGACCTGTACAAGACTTTCCGCACCCGCGCAGGCCTTGGCTTTGAACGTGATGTTTACCTGGAACAGGAACCGGGTGACCGCGAGGTTGCAAACGAAAAGCCTATCCAGTTCGCCGTGCTGGTTCACAACCTTCGCAGTGCCTTTAACGTGGGTTCCATTATCCGTAGTACCGACTGCTTCGGCCTGGAAGGCGTTCACCTTAGTGGCTACAGTTGCAGTCCCGATCATGTAACGGTGAAGAGTGCCGCCCGCGGCTGCCAGGAATGGATTCCCATCAAGCGCTGGGAAGATCCCTTTGACTGCATCAACTGGCACAAGGAAAACGGCTACGAGATTATCGCCCTTGAAACCGGCGAAGACATTCCCGATATAAACAAAGTAACGTGGCCGGAAAAAGGCTTGATTATCTTGGGAAACGAAGAACTGGGTATCGCTCCCGAAATCATGGCCGCCACCACCATGAAGGTGACCATTCCCATGGCAGGTCGCAAGGCCAGCATGAACGTGGCTGGAGCATTCGCCATCATGGCGTTTAAGATCCGCTCGGACAAATCTGCATAA
- a CDS encoding PD40 domain-containing protein produces the protein MKMMKFARASLIAALACSSVFAQQGAPKGAAVDPTADEQKTLDALKGKVEGVIAWSTSRANSHHDIWLMNADGSNAHALTNSDNVDWFPRISPDGAKVLFNRSKGGWVPENDANYPEKWELWTMDIDGSNQTKVVDNATWGTWRPDGKTIVFSRAGKVFAMDLSSKAESMILDGEVAFNKKDVILQEPNMSPDGKHLAITLRGSMRETGVWDLEKKTWTKSGDGCQIDWNFDGSKLYRVNPTGNGGTAAPSEILWFSAKDGKQVEKVGFFGIPKNVRLMDLPGRRSHEYFPRLSPDGKWLVWGATDKGHDHDMFDYELYMWKIGEPVETAARITYHSGNDRWPDIWLGKVPVKAAPAAEAQAAAANAASAAVAGGASDAKMDELIKAIDRLTDAVNALTRTQMDKNMGAEGAEHIPAGVAEAK, from the coding sequence ATGAAAATGATGAAGTTTGCAAGGGCTTCCTTGATTGCAGCTTTGGCCTGTTCTTCTGTTTTTGCCCAGCAGGGGGCTCCTAAGGGTGCTGCTGTAGATCCTACAGCCGATGAACAGAAAACACTTGATGCTCTGAAGGGAAAGGTAGAAGGTGTGATTGCCTGGTCTACCAGCCGTGCAAATTCCCATCATGATATCTGGCTCATGAATGCCGACGGCTCCAACGCCCATGCATTGACCAATAGCGATAATGTGGACTGGTTCCCCCGTATTTCCCCCGATGGTGCCAAGGTACTCTTTAACCGCAGTAAGGGCGGTTGGGTTCCTGAAAATGACGCGAACTATCCGGAAAAGTGGGAACTCTGGACCATGGATATCGATGGCTCCAACCAGACTAAGGTTGTAGACAACGCTACCTGGGGTACCTGGCGTCCCGATGGTAAGACTATTGTCTTTAGCCGTGCAGGCAAGGTTTTCGCAATGGACCTTTCCAGCAAGGCAGAATCTATGATTCTGGATGGTGAAGTCGCTTTCAATAAGAAGGATGTGATTCTTCAGGAACCGAATATGAGTCCGGATGGCAAGCACTTGGCCATTACGCTTCGCGGTTCCATGCGTGAAACTGGCGTCTGGGATCTGGAAAAGAAGACCTGGACTAAGTCTGGTGACGGTTGCCAGATTGACTGGAATTTTGATGGCTCCAAACTCTATCGCGTAAATCCCACTGGTAATGGTGGTACTGCCGCTCCTAGCGAAATCCTGTGGTTCTCTGCCAAGGATGGCAAGCAGGTGGAAAAGGTGGGCTTCTTCGGTATTCCCAAGAACGTCCGCCTGATGGATTTGCCGGGTCGTCGCAGTCATGAATATTTCCCTCGTCTTTCTCCTGATGGCAAGTGGCTTGTTTGGGGTGCAACCGACAAGGGCCACGATCACGATATGTTCGACTATGAACTGTACATGTGGAAGATTGGCGAACCGGTAGAAACCGCTGCCCGCATTACTTATCATTCCGGTAACGACCGCTGGCCGGATATCTGGCTGGGCAAAGTTCCTGTTAAGGCTGCTCCTGCCGCTGAAGCTCAGGCTGCCGCCGCCAACGCTGCTTCTGCCGCTGTTGCAGGTGGTGCAAGCGATGCCAAGATGGACGAACTAATCAAGGCTATTGACCGCCTGACTGATGCGGTAAACGCACTGACCCGCACCCAGATGGACAAGAACATGGGTGCAGAGGGTGCTGAACATATTCCCGCAGGCGTCGCCGAGGCCAAGTAA
- a CDS encoding glycoside hydrolase family 5 protein, with protein sequence MKILSIPALACAMTLGFGLASAQTITPTRVGPVSQYGQLMTGKNSAGEGRIYGSCEGVKDGAEVQVRGMSLYWSLQPQAVEYWSDEGVSTMVKDMNIQIVRAAMATGNEDWWGEWNGQRLKGYASAPDQQKGFMKAVVEAAIKNDIYVIIDWHSHEATSQVNSAKGFFEEMAKTYGQYDNVIFELFNEPTDISWDNIKNYANQIIPTIRQYSDNLILVGTRAWDQHPEEVIGKEVTDSKKNTAYTLHYYANSHCVSGNYDWGGSCEGANGEKAIKAGLSVFVSEWGTGNANGDGTPDQNKNTQWQTFINKYKLSWANWSASHISEGTAAFGSGSNKTSLNYTTSGNLVKGYLATNPTNYTKCAAGSQGGQQKGSTTDPSQGGQQGGQTPNPEAIIGIKAPNGLSVAFLDKSLEISGVKAANVELFDLKGNKLMMIDGVSGNLSLAAVPAGQYLVKVTAGSARKLLPYS encoded by the coding sequence ATGAAGATTCTTTCCATTCCCGCCCTTGCCTGCGCCATGACTTTAGGTTTTGGATTGGCATCCGCACAGACCATTACTCCTACCCGCGTAGGTCCTGTGAGCCAGTATGGCCAGCTCATGACCGGCAAGAATTCCGCCGGCGAAGGCCGCATTTACGGTTCCTGCGAAGGCGTCAAGGACGGCGCAGAAGTCCAGGTTCGTGGCATGAGTCTTTACTGGAGCCTTCAGCCCCAGGCAGTGGAATACTGGAGCGATGAGGGCGTTTCTACCATGGTCAAGGACATGAACATCCAGATTGTCCGCGCCGCCATGGCTACCGGCAACGAAGACTGGTGGGGCGAATGGAACGGACAGCGCCTCAAGGGTTATGCTTCCGCACCCGACCAGCAGAAAGGCTTCATGAAGGCAGTCGTGGAAGCAGCCATCAAGAACGACATCTACGTGATTATCGACTGGCATAGCCACGAAGCTACCAGCCAGGTCAATTCCGCAAAGGGTTTCTTCGAAGAAATGGCCAAGACTTACGGCCAGTACGACAACGTCATCTTTGAACTGTTCAACGAACCCACAGACATTTCCTGGGATAACATCAAGAACTATGCCAACCAGATTATTCCCACAATCCGTCAGTATTCCGACAACTTGATTCTCGTGGGAACCCGCGCCTGGGACCAGCACCCGGAAGAAGTCATCGGCAAGGAAGTTACCGACAGCAAGAAGAACACTGCCTACACCCTGCACTACTACGCCAACAGCCACTGCGTCAGCGGCAACTATGACTGGGGTGGAAGCTGCGAAGGCGCCAACGGCGAAAAAGCAATCAAGGCAGGCCTTTCCGTATTCGTCTCCGAATGGGGTACCGGTAACGCCAACGGTGATGGCACACCCGACCAAAACAAGAATACCCAGTGGCAGACTTTCATCAACAAGTACAAGCTTTCCTGGGCAAACTGGTCCGCATCCCACATTAGCGAAGGCACCGCCGCATTCGGCAGCGGTTCCAACAAGACAAGCCTCAACTACACCACCTCTGGCAACCTTGTAAAGGGCTATCTGGCCACCAACCCCACCAATTACACCAAGTGTGCTGCAGGTTCCCAGGGTGGACAGCAGAAAGGTTCCACTACCGATCCTTCCCAGGGTGGTCAGCAAGGCGGACAGACTCCGAACCCGGAAGCAATCATCGGCATCAAGGCACCCAACGGTCTGAGTGTCGCATTCCTGGACAAGTCCCTTGAAATTTCCGGCGTGAAGGCCGCAAATGTCGAGCTGTTTGACCTGAAGGGCAATAAGCTCATGATGATTGACGGTGTTAGCGGCAACCTTTCCCTGGCAGCAGTTCCCGCAGGCCAATACCTGGTAAAGGTCACTGCAGGTTCCGCAAGGAAACTTCTACCGTATTCTTAG
- a CDS encoding glycosyl hydrolase family 8: MNFFTKLSLVGLMSFGLSQAAVNYPFPQMSDYGGNATLLSDKAAASADLKKQFQDWMADMYNEKGDLAGIRSDPGSDCYFSEGVGYGMLLMVYFSDNETSYQPQFDKIWNFYKKFMNKNGLMIWKIGNLSESWDAGNGAALDGDIDAAAALVMAYHQFGDEKYLTDARTLIQSMKKYEFESNGLHMPGDAWGDAAYNRKNPGYFDPAYMPLFAEVDTENAEFWKTTAYDANMKLYESSSDEVKTGLIDDWTDKNGKSEDDYYSYDASRAPWRNAKAVCWHADQRALALDKKMGAFVSTIPASKMSGPVRRESGDLGNDHNSTFVTSLMTSLISDPSYQTKLDEYWKEAVNLGRENYFNQSLKLLNGLLVSGNMPNLAAGGQKVDPSNPTDPTDPADPGLSIAASALPAVFGLKLDGRTLQMTVNGKASVDLISISGSVVKHLWNSDAKNTVEVSLRNLQ, encoded by the coding sequence ATGAATTTCTTTACCAAGTTGAGCTTGGTAGGGCTGATGTCCTTTGGACTCTCCCAGGCAGCCGTTAACTACCCGTTCCCCCAGATGTCCGATTACGGTGGAAATGCGACTTTGCTCAGTGACAAGGCTGCTGCCTCTGCCGATTTAAAGAAACAGTTCCAGGACTGGATGGCAGATATGTATAACGAAAAGGGTGACCTTGCGGGCATCCGTTCTGATCCCGGTTCTGACTGCTATTTCTCTGAAGGTGTGGGCTATGGCATGCTGCTCATGGTCTATTTCAGTGATAACGAAACGAGTTACCAGCCGCAATTCGATAAGATCTGGAATTTCTACAAGAAGTTCATGAACAAGAACGGTCTTATGATCTGGAAGATTGGTAATCTTTCTGAATCCTGGGATGCAGGCAATGGTGCAGCCCTTGATGGGGATATTGATGCTGCCGCAGCTCTTGTGATGGCTTACCATCAGTTCGGTGATGAAAAGTACCTAACCGATGCAAGAACTTTGATTCAATCCATGAAGAAGTATGAATTTGAATCTAATGGCCTGCATATGCCGGGTGACGCTTGGGGCGATGCCGCTTATAATCGTAAGAACCCGGGTTATTTTGATCCGGCTTACATGCCACTCTTTGCAGAAGTGGATACGGAAAATGCAGAATTCTGGAAGACTACTGCATATGACGCCAACATGAAACTTTATGAATCCAGTTCCGATGAAGTAAAGACCGGTCTTATTGACGACTGGACGGACAAGAATGGTAAGAGTGAAGATGACTACTATTCTTATGACGCTTCTCGTGCTCCCTGGCGTAATGCAAAGGCCGTTTGTTGGCATGCGGACCAGCGTGCCCTCGCCCTGGATAAGAAGATGGGTGCATTCGTGTCTACCATCCCTGCTTCCAAAATGAGCGGCCCGGTACGTCGTGAGTCTGGTGACTTGGGTAATGACCATAACAGTACTTTCGTTACTTCCTTGATGACTTCCTTGATTTCTGATCCGTCCTACCAGACTAAACTGGACGAATACTGGAAGGAAGCTGTTAACTTAGGTCGCGAAAATTACTTCAATCAGTCCTTGAAGTTGTTGAATGGTTTGCTTGTTTCCGGTAACATGCCGAATCTTGCTGCAGGTGGTCAGAAGGTTGATCCTTCCAATCCCACCGATCCTACCGATCCGGCTGATCCAGGCTTGTCTATCGCAGCCTCGGCTCTCCCTGCCGTTTTCGGCTTGAAGCTGGATGGTCGTACTCTACAGATGACCGTTAACGGTAAGGCTTCCGTGGATCTGATTTCTATTTCTGGTTCTGTGGTTAAGCACCTGTGGAATAGTGATGCTAAGAATACGGTAGAAGTTTCCTTGCGGAACCTGCAGTGA